The DNA sequence ACATTGCTGGGACTCAAGGGGCCACAGTCTAGAATTGCCTCATCTTGTCTCTAACGAGGAAGCCTGTGATTGGGTCTCAGGAGACACCGCCTGTGAATAGTCAACAGTTCCTCCTGGGTATTCAGTCTGTGCTGCtccagcagagagggaagggctcCGTGGCTCCAATCATGTCTTCCTGGGGAGACAAAGGAGCAGGGAATCCAACATCCATGGTGACAGTGTCAGGGATTGAGGTTGAGCATCTCCAGGTAAGCACCAAGgcacagagatggggaggaagaccacagtcTACCAAAGGCCTGGATGCACACAGGCACGcatgtgcagacacacacacagcccattagagcttcttcctttttctttttccccttttctttcctacATCCGCCCATCACTTCCCAGTTCTCCTAATCTCCATAAAGAGAACCTAAGTCCAGTGTTCACCAGGTACTTGCTGATCCAGCCTGAGGTCATTATGGAGACAGAGTCTCAGGCTACCCTTCCTCAAGTCCACAGTGACCAGAACATAGCACCAGTGCAGCAACAAAACCTGTGGACATCAGAACTCTGCAAACAGAAGAGCACTTGATTAATAAAGGGCGCATCGTTTTCGTTTTCTTCATGGACTCCACCATCACAGCTCTCGGGTGGGCAGGTGTGGTTCCCAGAATTGCTCTGGGCTACTATCATAGGACTACGCACACTCTCGTCCGCCGCCACCATTCACAATGCACCAAACCTGTTCACatcctttttcctttaattagAGTCAGTgaataactatataaaatatagttatttgTTCCCATTGTATTGTTAACGATACCTGGGCTGTTCCTGATTAAGTTATTTGCccaagttggggcacctgggtggttcagtaggttgagtgcctgactcttgatttcagctcaggtcatgatcccagggtcatgggatcaagcccatgtcagactctgcactgagcatgcagcctgcttaagagtctctccctctgcctctctctctctctctctctctctctctctcaaaaaaaaaaagttatttgaccAAGTTTACATGGGGCTTCCCAATGCCAAAGCAGAGGCTTTGTCAGTGACCATTCTGAGCAAAGATATAACCACCCAAGGGcagtgatggtgataatgatggtgaCTCTCCCCTCACATCTCACAATTCTCAAGCCCACCTCCTctcgggcaggagccaggagcagTGACACAGGAGCACCCTCATGtactaacaacaataacaatactagctaatatttactgagcacttagtaTGCACCAGCCTTGGTCTAAATATTTTACAACCATTGCCTAATTTTACCCTCACTACTCCCCACAGTAAACTCTACACTTACTCATTTAAACAGATGTGAAAATTGAAGAGCAAAAAGGCAAAGTGACTTTCTCAAAATCACACATAAAGAGTGGGGAGATTTCATCAGACCTCAGAAAAGATGTATTAAGAAACACACTCCACGAGTATGACACTGCCACATGCTGCCCCGGACCTTTCAGCACATGCATTCTTTCACACCATCAGAGACATTGGTATTcctcttttccagtgcacatcATGACATCATGAATCAAAGAATCTTCAAGATTTCATAAAGTTCATGAAATCTGGTTTGTGAAGACAACCTTCATTGACCCAGTATTTATCACCTCAACAAACCTATCAGGCGGCATCATTCTCTGCATCTAAACACCAAGAAAGCAAACTCCAAGGGGGCATTTACCAAAGTGAAAAAAGGCATGAGAGAAGCAAAGTTATAAGTAAGCAGGTTGTCTGATGTAAACCATTGTACTGTGGGACCCGGGCTCACATTTCTTCAACTCCTGTCAACAATGAAGTGACGATCACCCCTTAATGGAGGCGAGCCCTTCCTTGATGTTATCTCAGTAGCTTCAGTGATTCTATGAAGCGAGTACACGTTGTACAAACGAGGAAACAGAGACTCAAGgagcttaagtaacttgcccaagagcacactcagagaacagcagagaaaggATTCCCAGCCTGTCTCTAGACTCCAGAGACTgtgatcttttttcttaattttcttaatgtttatttatttttgagagagagagagagagagaatgagaatgagtgggggaggggcagagagagaaggggacagaggatcccagccAGGCTCCATGTGGacagctcaatgtggggcttgaactcacgaaatgtgacaccatgacctgagccgaagtcaggcgctcaaccgactgagtcacccaggtgtcccttcaaaGACTGTGATCTTAAAACATGCCACTGGCTGATAGTGAAgttgatgatgataatgaaaaCAGCACTCCCTTCATTCACAAAGTTCAGTTAACAGTTTTCATATCTACGTTAATTCACTGGAACAGTCTTCAAACACAAAGACATACAGCACACCTGGCACATCTAAagactttttcttccatttctctcagtaaacactcacacactcacacacagacagGGTATCTCGTATTGCCCACTATCTTAGGATATGCATGACCCCAAAGGACTCCACAGTAGAGCATTAAGATTGAACAAGTGttctaaagttaaaaaaggaattaatccTGGAGGGAGTCAATCCAGATGAAAACCAGTTCAGCCTCATTCAGTCACATGTAGGGCAAGAATCTAGAAACCAAGTACCACCCCCTACAATGCCTGATTCCATAGTCCACAGTCctcatattttccttatttgccCACCCTGCCATCATAGCTGCTAGTGAATCTCAGTAACCTCTTCAAGGAATAGAGAAAGACCAAAGCTCTAGACTCTGTAGTATTCACAGCCTATCTTTTTAAGCAAGATTCTCCTCCAATTTCTCCTTGAAGGAAATCAGCAACCAAACCAGCGTCTCTGACTTCCTGCTCCTGGGCTTCTCTGCACAACCTGAGCGGCAGCCTCTCCTGTTCGGACTCTTCCTGGGCATGTACCTGGTCAGCGTGTTGGGGAACCTGCTCATCACCATGGCATTGGCTCTGACCAgcacctccacacccccatgtacttcttcctggccaACCTGTCCTTCATCGATACCTGCTTCACCTGCACCATTGTCCCCAAGGTGCTGGCGAACATCCTGACACAGCGCCATGCAATCATCTACACTGGATGCCTTGTGCAGATGTACTTCTTCATGGCGTTGGCTCTACTGGATGACTTCCTGCTGGCCGTGATGGCACATGACCGCTACGTGGCTATCTGCCTTCCTCTCCACTATACCACGATCATGTGTCCCCAGCGCTGCCTGCTGCTGGTCGCCGCATCCTGGCTCTGCTCCCACCTCCTGGCCTCCTCGCTCACCCTCCTCATGTCTCAGTTCTCCTTCTGTGCCTCTCATGCCATCCCACACTTTTTCTGtgatcttctccctctcctcaaaCTTGCCTGTTCAGATACCCAGAtctttcaggtcatgatgttTGCTGAAGCAGCCCTCTCAGGTGTGGTCCCTCTCACCTGTGTCCTGGTCTCTCATGCCCACATCATCCACACCATCCTCAGGGTCCCCTCTGCTGGGGGGAAGCACAAGGTCTTCTCGACCTGTGGCTCTCACCTGTCAGTGGTTACTCTCTTCTACGGGACGCTCTTTCTGGTGTATTTCCAGCCCTCATCCACCTATTCAGCAGAAATAGGAATGGTGGCATCTGTAGTATATACGATGGTCACCCCCTTGCTGAACCCCTTtatctacagcctgaggaacagGGACATGAAGGGGGCTTTGTGGAGACTCTTTGGCTGGggaagatgttccacatcataaaGAGTCCTTCCCCATAGCAGAAGCCCAGACTTTTGAACATGCCTCCTTCCTAGGACTTGTCCATTGTAAATCTGAAAGACTCACTTTCCTGAGTTGGCCTTACAAGCAGATGCAAGAAAGGGAAGACCAACTTTGCAGGACTGGAATAGGACTATCTGGCCAAGGACAGAACTGCAGCCTGGGGACAGGGAGTGACCACAGTCCCTCTGACGTGACTTGATAAACGGGCACATGCATCTAAGCAGATTCAGTCTAGGGTTGGAAACATCCAAAGTGCCAGGCAACACTTGGCTTCTAGGAGAAATCTCAATAGGAGTGCAGTGTAGGCTTATAAATCCTTCCCCAACAACAAGAGGAGAGATCTAATGCACAACACAGCCattatagtcaacaatactgtattatatacttcatAGTTGCCAAGGTGTTAGATCTTAATAGTTCTCAACACACAACAAGAAGTGATAATTAGGTGACATGATAAAGGTGTTAGCGAATGCTAATGTAGTAATCATACTGTGGTATATAAACATATCAAacctgcactatatgctaactaatttggatgtaaatgtttaaattttttttaattaataaataaaaaataaatgtatcaaaccAACACCCTGTACACTTCAAACTTACACGAGGCTtcatgtcaattgtatctcaatatttttaagataaatttctgatacaaaaaataaaaagaacgaAATCCTGGCAAGACAAGGCAGGTCGGGACCTCAGTCAAGTCACTGGGCTTCAGGGACTAGTTGTGACCCTGCCTTGGAAGAAACCCATTCATAGGGATTGGCCTTACCGTGAAGAATATGAGGCAGAATCTGTGTGGCCTGGAGgacaaaaatattctggaaaaggaacgaaggcacagaaagattaagaGATTTGTCCAGTATCAAACATCTGGGATTCGATCTTTGTCTCTGGCAGGTgacttgggtttttttatttgttagttGTGACCAgtctttattctttacttttttttttttttttgagagaaagagcacacatgcacacgggggggagggggggggtgcggacagagagagagagagagagagagagagagagagacagagagaatcccaagtaggctccatgtccagcagagaacccaacgcagggctcaatctcacaacctgagtcaaaatcaaaagtcagacactcaaccaactgaatcacccaggtgctcctctttactttttaaactctgggggcgcctgggtggcacagtcgattaagcgtccgacttcagccaggtcacgatctcacggtctgggagttcgagccccgcgtcaggctctgggctgatggctcagagcctggagcctgtttccgattctgtgtctccctctctctctgcccctcccccgttcatgctctgtctctctctgccccaaaaataaataaacgttgaaaaaaaaaaagacttttattaAGTCCTTTTTATATTAAAGATTTAAGCTCTATTCTTTCTGGTAGCACAAACTTTCAACaatcaccttttctttctttaaatatttgtttgtttgtttgtttttgagaaagagagagtgcacacgtgtgaggggcagagagaaagagagagacagaggataccaagcaggcttacactgagagtgcagagcctgatgtggggcctgaactcacaaaccgtgagatcatgacctgagctgaagtcggatgctcaactgactgagccacccaggtgtccctccccaATCACTTTTTCaaccttcagttttctttttgatttcttgacATCATTAAGTTTTCAGTTTATATACatgaaaccaataaaataatTCCTCCTTGTGACACTTCTGCTGGAATTGTTAGAAAATCCTTCTCTATGCAGCGCTCATGTGAACAGCGAGTTGTTTTTCATTCCAatataatatgtttttttaatgacagttttattgagatataattcattgACCATAACGTTCATCCTCTTACactatacaattcagtggtttttggtatgcagcatgtttttttcttttttaatgaaataatatatgacTTCTAGAATGATATCAAATACCGAAGTGGGTCTCTCCCTCACATCTCTCTTACTTTCTCCAGGAGTTTCCTGTTCCTTTTGTGtcatacaattatttaaaaataagatgctgACTATGTCTGAACTATCTTTCATTCATATGTACCATTCGCACTTCCACTCAGggcctttttttcttaatgttattttCCCCTCTGAGGCACCTTGGTCTGCTCCAGGCCCACACAGCTTAAGTCCCATAACATCTGCAAAAAGTATCCTTTCACACCAGCCCGCTCTAGCCACCTGGGCGTgtactcatgaccatgagatcctgacctaagccgaaatcaagagtcagatgcttaaccgactaagccacccaggtgcccctcacttttgccatttctattcaacattgtaccaGAGGTTCCAGCCAGAGCGATTAAGAAAGGGAAATAGAAGTCATCCAGATTATAAAGAAAGTTGTAAACCTatgtctatttgcagatgacagatgttatatatttaaagatttccttggggcgcctgggtggctcagttggttaagcagccgacttcagctcaggtcacgatctcgcggtccgtgagttcgagccccgcgtcgggctctgggctgatggctcagagcctgcagcctgcttccgattctgtgtctccctctctctctgcccctcccccgttcatgctctgtctctctctgtctcaaaaataaataaaacgttaaaaaaaaatttttaaaaataaagatttcctaaggaatccaccaaaaaaccctatgaaaattaataaacaattCAGATTTGACacaatctttataaaaatatcagctatcttttttcagaaaatgacaagccgattctaaaatttacacagAAATTCAAGGGACACAGAATGGCTAAtatattcttgaaaaagaaatgcaaattaggaAAGATGCACATCTCCTGATTTCAAGCCTTATTATAAAACTGTAGTAATTAAGATGATGTGGCCCTGGCACAAGGCTACATCAAAGGGCTAGAATTGAGAGTCCACAAATAAACCTTCATGTTTACGGTCAGTTTATTTTCAACAAGGCTGCCAGGCCAATTCGACAGGGAAAGAAtactattttcaacaaatggtgctgggaaacctggatatccaaatgcaaaagaatgaagctgggcCCTTACctcaaatacaaatattaatcaaaataggTCATTGACCTTAATGTAAGAACTTAAACTAcaaaacccttagaagaaaacaagggaatAAATCTTTCTGACCTTGGGTTAGTCAATGGTTTCTTatatgtgacaccaaaagcatgagcagtaatagaaaaaaaaatagataaatggaattcatcaaaattaagaagaagactatgaccaaaataaaaacacaacctactgaattggagaagatgtttgcaaatgatatatccaacaaTGAGTTAATAtcgaaaatatataaagaacttatacaactcaacaccaaattaaaaaacaacaataatctgATGAAAAATGGCCAAGGAGCTGAAtaaacattttgccaaagaagacatccatatggccaacagacacatgaaaagatgctcagcatcactcatcatcagggaaatgtaaatcaaaatcataatgagagaTCACGTcatacctgtaagaatggctagtattgaaaagacaagaaataacaagtgtttgcaTGGATatagaaaaaagggaaccctcatgcactattggtgggaatgtaaatttgtgcagTAACCGTGGGAAAcggtatggagcttcctcaaaaatttaaaatagaaacaccatatgatccactaattCCCCTcataggtattttcccaaagaaaacaaaaacactaatttaaaaaaatatatatatgcaccccatgtttattatAACATTATTTGTAGTAGCCAAGCACATGGAAGCAATCAATGTGTCCATCTgtacatgaatggataaaaacatgtgatatatatatacaatggaatattactcagccttttaaaaagaatgggatcttgccatctgtgataacatggatggttctagaaggtattatgctaagtgaaataagtcagacagaaaaagataaatgccatgtgattttccttacatgtggaatctaaaaaacaaaacaaatcaacaacaacaaaaaagaaacagactcataaatacaaagaacaatctggtggttatcagaggggagggtgtggaggatgggcaaaataggggaaagggagaggaagattCAGCCTTCTaattatggaatgagtaagtcacaggaataaaaggcacagcataaggaacgTAGTCAACGGTACTGTAACagtgttatatggtgacagatggtagctacacttgacTATAGCGTTGTTGAATCGCTAggttgcacacctgaaaccaatgtaacattgtgtgtcaactatactgcaatgaaataaaaaaagcagCCAACCCGTTGAAAGGGAGAAAATctatgcaaatcatatatctgatactTGTATTAAGAATACATAAAGCACTCTTACaattaacaataaaaagacaaataacccagggcgcctgggtagctcagtcagttgagcacccgacttcagctcaggtcatggtcttgcagtctgtgagtttgagccccacgttgggctctgcaatgacagctcagagcctggaacctgcttcagattctatgtctccctctctctctgcccctcccctgctcatgctctgtctctcaaaaatgaaataaacattaaaagtaaaaagacaatggggcgccggggtggctcactagttaagcgtccaactcttggtttcagctcaggtcatgatctcacagcttcgtgtgttcaagccccacatcgggctttgtgctggcagcacagagcctgcttgggcttctctctctccctctctcgctgcccctgccccactcatgctgtctctgtctctctcaaaataaataaacttaaaaaaattttttttaagacaaataacccaattctaaaatgggcaaaagatttgaatagacatttctccaaataatatACACAAATGGTCAAGcagcacatgaaaaatgttcaacgtTGTGAGTCATTAGGAAAGTGCAGGTCAAAACAGCCAGATACCACACTTCACTTCCACCAGAATGGCTATACTCCAAAAAGGGGGCAAAACCAAAATCTTGGCCAGGAATGAGAGAAGGGCGAACCCTCTTACATTGGTAGTCAAATCGTAAAATAATGCAGCCACTTTGTAAAACAGTAGGATGCTTTtgcaaaaattaaacacagagttaccatgtGAGGAGGTGATCCCATTCCCAGGTGTCTAACAAAACATGCCCACGCCAAAGCCTATACGTGAAAGTTCACACTATCATCATTCATCACCAAAGAAGGGAAGCAACCTGAAAGGTATACAATTGTGACAACACTCTGTGAACTATATATCAGTTCAGGTCTCGCAAATGCAGAGAATAGACACGGGAAAAAATATATTAGGGAGAAGTCTTGTGAAGGATCAAGGGGATTAGGAAAGGGGGGGGATATCACCCCCACATAGACCCGGCCGCCACGGAGGAGTGGGACGGGATCCGCGCCCGCTAGTTTGCAAACTGGCCTGCCTTCGTGGAGGACAAGGAGAAACCAAGGAAAGACGCAGCCCACTCCGGATTGGTAGGCGGCAGTGTTTACGAGCAAGGGGACTTACAAGGCACGTCTTGTCTCAGGCGCCACGAGACGAGTAGATATCCGCACCTGCCCACCAGAGGCATA is a window from the Felis catus isolate Fca126 chromosome D4, F.catus_Fca126_mat1.0, whole genome shotgun sequence genome containing:
- the LOC101087883 gene encoding LOW QUALITY PROTEIN: olfactory receptor 1G1-like (The sequence of the model RefSeq protein was modified relative to this genomic sequence to represent the inferred CDS: inserted 1 base in 1 codon), which encodes MSSWGDKGAGNPTSMVTVSGIEVEHLQEISNQTSVSDFLLLGFSAQPERQPLLFGLFLGMYLVSVLGNLLITMALAXDQHLHTPMYFFLANLSFIDTCFTCTIVPKVLANILTQRHAIIYTGCLVQMYFFMALALLDDFLLAVMAHDRYVAICLPLHYTTIMCPQRCLLLVAASWLCSHLLASSLTLLMSQFSFCASHAIPHFFCDLLPLLKLACSDTQIFQVMMFAEAALSGVVPLTCVLVSHAHIIHTILRVPSAGGKHKVFSTCGSHLSVVTLFYGTLFLVYFQPSSTYSAEIGMVASVVYTMVTPLLNPFIYSLRNRDMKGALWRLFGWGRCSTS